GTTTTGGACAGGGCTTTCAACAAGCTGATGATTGCCTAGTTCAAAGATCCAGGAGGAATGGGTTAATTTCTAAAATATGAGGTTGCATattaaaatcaaaacatttcaCACTGTTATGATATTAACTATAGTAGtcgacatttgaagtggatcaaaacctttcatcagtTGTCCTAAAACTTATGAACACCCGTTCTTGTCTTTGGTaaatgttttgatccactttaaatgttgactactgtatgccTGTTGCATTGAGGCCAAATCGCATATGTGTTATCCATACTACTAGTGCATAAGCAGTGCATTCACACACAATTCTAATAAGAATAAGTACTTTTAAATACCTGGataatgcacttattcaaccCTTAAAACTGTGTAATTTTGAACACTATGCCAAATGTCTCaagctcaattcctggagggccacagctctgcatagtttaggtccaaccacctccaactcacctgctcaatagtctctagtagtcttgaacaccttgattagttggatcagctgtttttgattagggttggagcaaaactgcagagctgcggccctccaggaattgagcttGAGACCTGTGCTTTATGCACTCAACGCTGGCAGTTGCTTGTGTAACAGTAGGAGAGGAGTTATTTGATGCAGAggttgtatttctttattttggattattAAAGCAAAATGACAAGTGATTATGCTGCATGCTGATAGAGAATGCTGTTGTATTCATGACAGGTACCATTGGTAGTATGGTAATTTATATCCCTAATTTAGCAAACATTTTTTTGGAAACAGTTTGAATTGTTTTCTGTTTAGTAAAAAGAatttccatttgggatgacactaaacTACACATTATACTAaatcagtggtgctcaaccctgttcttggagatcgaccttcctgcaaagttcagctccaactttgatcaaacacacctgaaccaattaattaggacctgaacaacacttgataattacaggcaggtgtgtttgatatggtaaagtctagatcagatacgcAGCCGGCGggaagtgcaatatgcacattaatatagcagcattttttatgacgctgtgcaacaataataattattttcagtactgtgactgttgggtttagggttggggtggtgttaaataaatagaatttattgggtaatttaatagattaaataatactctgtacaactacagtttttacgttactgtgacgttgggtttagggtggggtaggtgttaataaaatacaataaatgggaaatttcataaataatataagtcTCGTTAACTTTCATAGCCGATCTAGCAACAAtcgtttgatatgggttgcaactgaaatctgcaggaaggtcaatctccaggaacagggtttgtCACCCCTGCACTAAAtggttgagtgtgtaagtgcataatgTATAGCGTTTCATTTAGGATTCAACTACTGATTTATATGCAAGCCAAAGAATGGCACGGCGATCTGATAAACCAGTGAACTAGTTTCTTTTTAGTTAAAAGTCTGCATTTATTTCAGGTCAGCGTAAACCTGCCACCTCATATGGGAAGATCACCATCAACAAGAACTCTCGCGCCACCCTCGCCAGCGTCAGGAACATCATccgcaaaaataaatacaggagaGACCTGCGTATGGTGAGTTTACACATCTCACATGCACCACAGCATGAAGCATCTGTCAAGTCCCCATTTACATCTTGGTGATGGACATTAGTTTGGTGTGATATGCATGAGCTTTAACAttatgtggattttttttaaatgtatggtgTTTAATGTCAGTTCACTCATTAAGTGATGCTTTGTTTTCGTCATCAGGCCGCTCTGAGACGTGTGAGCGCCATCCTCAGCAGTCAGAAACCTGTGGTGGTGAGGAAGAAGCGCTCCAGGGCTCCCAAGAGTTCATAAATAGACGCATATACAGCTTTTGACTGAATAAAAGCTTTTGGTTAAACTTCATTTTTCCTTTGGTCTCATCGTTTGTTTTTGATTGACttgcaatgttcaacttaaagggttagttcaaccagaaagttctgttattaattactctcctTTAATTACTCCTCATTTCTCATTGAGTGGACTTTTAAAGATGCACTTAATGCTGTGAAATATTCCCTAATATGTTACTCGGGTTCTCAGATCTTATTAACCTGCAATATAGAATAGAAATGCACAGTCTGCTGAACAGAGAAAGAAACTTAATTACAGACTTAAAGTCCTGTCTTTTAAGCAAAATTTTTCCTTAGAAACGATCCAGCATTAGTGAAGATTTATCACAAACATTTGGGATTGAAGGATTTTGATTTCAATATCTGGTATTGTTGGCTATCTGGACACTGGAATTAAAGGCAATGAGGAACCAGACTCAAAAAGCAAAAGAAGCATAATTGACAAACCCCAAAATTGGTCCAGTAGCTCCTTTGGACTAAAGACAACAATTTATCggagtggagaaattaaaatggccatgcccaactgagtggtttctctcaaggtttttttttcttcactttcgccaattagtgaatttttgtttttgttttttcctctccgctgtcgccactggcttgcatggttcgggatctgtagagctgcgcatcgttggttttgctcttcagtgtttggactctcagtagtgattattaaaccacactgaacggaggtaaactaaactgaacttaaacactaaaaactgaactacactgttccaatttactgtgaccttttatgtgaagctgctttgacacaatctacattttaaaagcgctatacaaataaaggtgaattgaatttataaaaatgataaacatggcaaagagaatggggTTTACAAACCAGAAGCATACTATGAAATTAATcctaatagtaaaaaaaaaaaaaaaactggtgacATAcagaataacaattttttttaatatgtggaGAAGATCCTCCTACAGGCTCTATTAGTAAAACACTTTAACTTTTAAGCATGTTCTTTTTAATTATGTTGGCTTTAATTGAGGAATTGTGAGGAATTTATTTGATTCAGTTCATTcttttaaagtgacgtttaacGCTTCTAACCCAAATATTGTAAATTGTAAAACtttcatttaatttacatttatataaatttataaactGCAGTATACTTTTACTCATGAAAATTGCTGTAGTAGCTCTCATAGCATTACATGCATGCCttgcagttctgtgggcgaaaatgccttgtttaatgtcagaggagaatagccagactggttccagctgatagaaagtcaactAACTCGTTACAAGGAATGTGAGGtccgcagaagagcatctctgaacgtacaACAACTCCatccttgaggcagatgggcttcagcagcagaagaccacaccgggtgccactcctgtcagctaagaacaggaaactgaggctacaattcacacaggctcaacaaaactggacaatagaagattggagaaatgttgcctggtctgatgagtctccatttctgctgcgacattcagatggtcgggtcagaatttggcatcaacaatgaAAGCATGgagccatcctgccttgtatcaacggttcaggctggggGTAATGGTGTGAGCTATATTTACTTGGGACACTTTGGGCCCTTCAGTatcaactgagcatcatgtcaagaaaacagcctacctgagtattgttgatgaacatgtccatccctttatgaccacagtgtacccatcttctaatggctacttccagcaggacaacgcaccatgttataaaggccaaatcatctcagactggtttcttgaacatgacaatgagttcactgtactcaaatggcctccatagtcactagagctcaatccaacagagcacctttggcatgtgttgtaacgggagattcacatcatggatgtgcagttgacaaatctgcagcaactgcgtgatgctatcatgtcaatatggagcaaaatctctgaggaatattttcagtaccttgttgaatctatgccacaaaggattaaggcagttctgaaggcaaaagcggtccaacccggtacgagtaaggtgtacctaataaagtggccggtgagtgttaaaattagatattttttttttcattacaaatGCCAAAAAAGCTACTTACTGTTTACGGTGAGTAGTGGATccaaaactttgagtttcttacattaaaaacagaaaagctgtaaccattgacttccattgtaggaaaaacaaacaaaaactcattGTCAAGcattgttcaacagaaggaaaaaaatcacatttgaaaGAAGTAAAAATTTACGGGTATAAATGGGTTAATATTTTAGGTgaacttttaataaatatatatatttattaagttctatatatattctaaatataTTAAGTTCGGATTCAGTTTCTGAAgagatttaaaaacttttttaagcAATAACTCTGTGAGATTTTTCGATTACTCTGTTTTTATGTAGGCTACTTTAATCCTTTAATATCGCTAGTTTAAACAATACAGATTGTGTCAGTGCAGCTTCACAAGGTCAGTGAGAATGAACAAATATCTTTCTAGCTAAGCTCTTTCTCCAGTGTATCTGCTTATTATTCCTGCTTTCAGGAGTTATTACTGACCTGCAGCTGCATGGACACTGTTGATCCGCTATAATCTATGAGCGCGCTCTGATTCAAGAGTTCACCCGCTGCTTAATGATTGAATTGATCAGGATAAAGCAGACaacagcctctctctctctctctctgactgtGTGTGTTAGATTGTGTCCAGCATAAGCGCCACAGACAGTGTGTTTTAGCGAGGATGGTTTTATTCTGATGTTTTtatctcaggtgtgtgtgtgattggaTGAATGTCAGGATGGATTGGCCAtctctgcgctgtgtgtgtgtctgtgtgctgcTCGGTGTGTGTTGTCAAGGCTTTGAGCTTCAGGACACCATTCATGCTCTGATTGAGGAGAATATTCATCTGCACGACCAGCTGGAGAATCTGACCCGAGCCCTGCGGGAACTGCGGCAGCTTCTCTTCCAGCACAGCGACGGTATCTTGTCTTTTAAAATACTCTTTATTCCACTTAAATTGTCCTGTTCAGTCGAAATCTGAGTAATATCACTGCATCTGCTGCAGACATGGTATGATCGGCAACaaaatttctttattattacaccagaatgagagtatacaCTCAAAATATCAACTTTTTACTGTACATCTTAGGTCTTAGTACAAGatctaactacagaagagtctagCTTTTCTTTGGtaaatttttgagcgagatgctaatggtctaatccgattcaatgatctatgcaaAGCTTAGCTAatagtgctcctgccagacctggaaatcagctgaatggattcaaaaatgctaaaactcaggtagtgctgtcgcctcacagcaagaaggtcactggttcgagcgtgtctgtgtggagtttgcatgttctccctgtgttcgtgtgggtttcctctccgtgggtgctccggtttcccccacagtccaaagacatgcggtacaggtgaattgggtaggctaaattgtccatagtgtaagagtgtgaatgagtgtgtgtggatgtttcccagagatgggttgcggctggaaaggcatgcgctgcataaaaatgtgctggataagttggcggttcattccgttgtggcgaccctggattactaaagtgactaagccgaaaagaaaatgaatgaatgaattcactgtattttgaagtgcctaAAATAACAACATCATGCCTCTATTATTTActtatacataattattttactcatttattatcattatcattgacTATTGGCACATGTCCTGTTGCTACTGTTTACTTTGGTCCTGAAATGATTAATATGTTGATTTGgctttaatcagaatcagaatgcaGCATTGTCTCTTCATATCATCAAGCATAGATAATAAATATGAGTTTAGTAGTGCTTTTAGGAATTTATTGCtgtgtattttgtattattttgtcatgGGTAAAAAAAATGTGATGTATAATTTGACTTATTGATGAGTTTTCTCCTCAGATCACAGTCACGAACATGATGAGGAACTTCAGCATCTCTGGCAGGAATGGTCGCAACACAGTGAGTTGTTTTTTTTAGAGCTCATTAAATTAATGAAACGCTTTAATAACCCGCATTTCAATCCAGTACTTTATTTGTGAGTGTTTTTGGCTGTCGCTTTTGTTCCTCTGTTTTATCACAACCCATATCGACTCATTGTGTAATGATGGAAATGGGTCATTGCCAGTCAATAGCGGCACATGTACTTCCTGAGACCATATAAGGATGAGAATCAATAATTGACAGAAGCGGACAGGGCATGGATcagttaatattataaatatttaaaataggcactatccttgtaaataaactgcatagttacaatcaAAACTACTACATTCTTTCCTTAAAAGCCTCacatttaagattataaggctgaacgccatgaaatgccatcagtctacagagatttcccagtaattctctgttgcaatcgggagatcacaataattaagccTGAAAAAGCCAAGGTAAAGCAAAcattaccagattactatggtataaatacagcactgcaacatacaaaacaGAGAGATCGACCTTGAAagtcatttacttgtttaataatgatttgatcagctacAGTTAGAAATTACACTGACTTTTTCTCCTCtagacttattatgcggtctctgtcgtcaTCTTGTTGTGGAACattaaccgtctttgctctgctcagtttgacaggctgatggatgccgacgtgctgaatctccaaaattattataaaacaggcactatccttataaataaactgcatagttgcaatctaaacaactacattctcgacaaaaaagcctcaaaagtacattatgttgtctaacagctgcaatatttgtcaaactgcagtgagtttattgatctgctgtcactctatgtgggtggcgAGGAGGCTGTAAGAAGGCTGTTATtacagaatattgcacagctatcagccaatcagattcgagagccggacagaactgttgtataaatataaatatataaacctttaatgtttatttagcaAAGATGCTTCAAATTGAAATAAGGTTGCAGtactgtttttaaatgaacatttaatttaatctttcaCTAAAAATACAACTAAGCTGTTTTCAACATCGATAATAAAGAAAGATTTCTAAATGATCAGGGTAcataatgaataaattacattaaaaaaaaaaaaaaaaaaaaatatatatatatatatatatatatgtatatatatgtatatatatatataaataaataaattatataattaatataatattaataaatacatattacttcacatatttacagtttttttatctgtttattaaacttttaataaATGGTATAG
The sequence above is drawn from the Danio aesculapii chromosome 21, fDanAes4.1, whole genome shotgun sequence genome and encodes:
- the rpl28 gene encoding 60S ribosomal protein L28, which translates into the protein MASPHLQWMVIRNSSSFLIKRNKQTYSTEPNNLKARNAFRFNGLIHRKTIGIEPAADGKGVVVVLKKRSGQRKPATSYGKITINKNSRATLASVRNIIRKNKYRRDLRMAALRRVSAILSSQKPVVVRKKRSRAPKSS